The following DNA comes from Desertibacillus haloalkaliphilus.
AAAACCGGATAATCTCGTAACGATGTTGGCAGCAGGCGCCAAAAACATGTCATTGACAAAATATCTAATTCAGCAAGTCATGTTGTCAAAGGAAAAGCGTATGGATGAGTTACGTGAGTTTATCCCAAACGCAAAAAGTGAGGATTGGGATTTAATTGTAGCGGGCCAACGTGTGCAAGTAATTAAAGATACAGAAGCTGGTGGCAAAGGAACGCTTCAATTT
Coding sequences within:
- a CDS encoding malate:quinone oxidoreductase is translated as PMSVPHLDTRYIDSKKSLLFGPFAGFSPKFLKYGSVFDLLTSVKPDNLVTMLAAGAKNMSLTKYLIQQVMLSKEKRMDELREFIPNAKSEDWDLIVAGQRVQVIKDTEAGGKGTLQF